The segment GACATCGTGCTGGGCCGCGAGCCGCAGGACTTCGACGTCTCGACCGACGCCACGCCCGAACAGGTGATGGCGCTGTTCCCGCAAACCTACGAGGTGGGTGCGCGATTCGGCGTCGTGCTGGTGCCGGTTGAGCATCCGCCCGCTACTTCTGAGGCAACTCGAGACTCGAAACTTGAAACTCCAAACCAGGTCATCGAGGTCGCCACCTTCCGCTCCGACGGCCTGTACACCGACGGCCGTCATCCCGACCAGGTCACCTACACCCGCGACCCGCGCGAGGATGTGGCCCGCCGCGACTTCACCATCAACGGCTTGCTGCTCGATCCGCTGGAGGACGACAAGGTCCTGGATTTCGTAGGCGGCCGCGCCGACCTCGAGGCCGGCATCATCCGCGCCATCGGCGAGCCCGGCCGGCGCTTCGCTGAAGACAAGCTGCGCATGCTGCGCGCCGTGCGCTTCGCCGCCCGTTTCGCATACAGCATCGAGCCGTGCACGTTGGCGGCCATCGGCGAGCATGCCCGCGAGATCCACAAGGTCAGCCGCGAGCGCGTCCGCGACGAACTAGTGAAGATGCTGACTGAAGGGCACGCCCGCCGCGCCTTCGAGCTATTGGATACGACCGGACTGCTTGCTGAAGTCCTGCCGGAAGTCGCGGCCATGAAAGGCGTCGCGCAGCCACCGCAGTTCCACCCTGAGGGCGACGTCTGGGTGCATACGCTGATGCTGCTCGAAGGCCTCAAGCCGGGCTGCTCTCCCACGCTGGCGCTCGGCGCTCTGCTCCACGATGTGGGCAAGCCGCCGACGTTTCGCGTGGCGCCAGACCGCATCCGCTTCGACGGCCACGCCGAAGTCGGCACGAAGATGGCGGAAGAGATCTGCCGCCGCTTCCGCTTCTCCAACGACCAGACCGAGCAGGTGTGCGCCCTCGTGGCCAACCACCTGCGGTTCATCGACGTGCCGCGCATGAAGCAGTCCACGCTCAAACGCTTTCTGCGCCTGCCTCAATTCGAAGAACACCTCGAACTGCATCGGCTCGACTGCCTCGCCAGCCACGGCGACCTCTCGGTCTACGAGCTGGTGAAACAAAAGCTGGTTTCCACTCCGCCGGAGCAGATTCGCCCCAAACCCCTGCTCACCGGTGACGACCTGATTGCCGCCGGCTATGTGCCCAGCCCTCGCTTTAAGGAGATCCTGCGCGCCGTCGAAGATGCGCAGCTTGAAGGCACGCTCGCCGACAAACCGCAGGCGTTGGAATTCGTGCGCCGCACCTTTCCACCATAGGTCTCAGGTGCCAGGTCGCAGGTCTCAGGCATCCGCCGCCTGCGCAGAGGAGTGATAGAATTCCGACTCCTTGCTGGACTTGTGCTGCAGTCAGGCTGAGGAGCTGAGAACCGGCCACTGCCACTGACAACTGGTTTTCATGGAGCACATCCGCCCGACTCTCGACAAGATCATGACCGACGCACTACGCCGCGCTCCGGCTGCCGAAGCGCCGTTGCTGGCCTGGCCGGTGGTGGCGGGTGCAGCGGTGGCAGAGCGCACCCGCGCGCTCGACTTCCGCAGTGGCGTGCTACGCATCGAGGTTCCGGATGCCACTTGGCGCGCGGAACTGCTCACGCTCGCGCCACGCTACGTCGTCGCGCTCAATCGCGTCTCGGAAGGTGTCGAACGCATCGAATTCGTTCTAAAGTCACAGCCGTCAACTGGCGACTAACCACTGACCACTGGCCACTGGATCATGAAGGTTTCCGAAAAAGACGTTCGCTACGTCGAGGACCTGGCGAACCTCGAGCTCACCGATGCCGAGCGCGCCCGCATGGTCAAGGATCTGAACTCGATCCTCGATTACATCGACCGGCTGAACCAGCTCGATACCGCCAATGTTGCGCCCATGACCCAGGTGTCGGACCGCTATGGTGATCCGGCCAGGACCGGCACGGCGCGCTTCGAGCACGCCCTGCGCGCCGATGTGCCCGGCAAATCGCTCGGCCGCGAGGACGCGCTCGCCAACGCTCCGGAAACCGACGGCGTCTTCTTCAAGGTTCCTAAGGTAATCGAGCGATAGTCTGCCCGGGAGAGCCATTAGCCAAGAACCACTAGCCCAGAGCCGAACTTGAATCTCACCACCCTCACCATCGCCGACGTTCGCTCCGCCATCGCCGCGCGTAGGACTACCGCCACCGCGTTGGCCGAAGCTCACTACGCCCGCATCGCGGACCAGGACGGCGAGATTCACGCCTACCTCACTCTCTCCAAAGGGCGCGCTCTGGCGCAGGCCGCACGCATCGACCGCATGGCGGAAAAGGGCGAGCCATTGCCACCGCTGGCTGGCGTCCCGGTGGGCATCAAGGACGTGATGGTGACGCGCGGCGTGCGCACCACGGCGGGATCCAAGATCCTGCAGCACTATTTCCCGCCCTACGACGCGACTCCGGTCGCGCGCCTGGAGGCCGCCGGCGCCGTGGTGCTGGGCAAGACCAACTGCGACGAGTTCGCCATGGGCTCCTCCAATGAAAACTCCGCCTACGGCCCGGTGCGCAACCCGCACGACAAAACGCGCGTGCCCGGCGGCTCTTCCGGCGGCTCGGCCGCGGCCGTCGCCGCCGGCATGTGCGTGGGTGCGCTGGGATCCGACACCGGCGGTTCCATCCGCCAGCCCGCGGCGTTGTGCGGCGTGGTCGGCGTCATGCCGACTTACGGTCGCGTTTCGCGCTATGGCCTGATCGCCTTCGCGTCCTCGCTCGACCACGTCGGACCGTTCGCACGCACCGTGCGCGACACCGCCATCCTGCTGCGTGCGATTGCCGGACGCGATCCGCTGGACTCGACCTCCGCCGACCTTCCTGTCCCTGACTACGAAGCCGAACTGGAAAAGCCGGTGCGCGGACTGAAGCTCGGCATCGCCAGGGAATACTTCGGCGAGGGACTCGACGCTGAAGTGCGCGCCGCGGTCGAGTCTGCCATCCAGAAGCTGGCCGCCGCCGGTTGCGAAGTAGTCGAGGTTTCGCTCCCGCACACCGAGTACGCCATCCCGACCTACTATGTGGTGGCTACCGCCGAAGCATCTTCCAACCTGGCGCGCTACGACGGCGTGCGCTACGGCTTCCGTGCCAAGGACAGCAAGACGCTCTCGCAGATGTATCGGCGCACGCGCGATCTGGGCTTCGGTCCGGAAGTGAAGCGCCGCATCCTGTTGGGGACCTACGCCCTCAGCGCCGGCTATTACGACGCCTACTATCTCAAGGCCCAGAAGGTGCGCTCGCTCCTCACCCAAGATTTCGACGAGGCCTTCGCGCGCGTCGATGCCATCCTTACTCCCACCACGCCCACTCCCGCCTTCAAGCTGGGCGAGAAAGCCGACGACCCGCTGGCCATGTACCTGGCTGACATCTACACCGTCACCGCCGACCTCGCCGGAGTCCCCGGCGTCTCCGTGCCTTGCGGCAAGAGCCGCTCCGGTCTCCCCGTCGGGCTGCAGATTTTGACTCGCCACTTCGATGAGGCCACGATGCTCAGGCTTGCGGCCGCCGTGGAAAACGGTAACCGGTAGTGCATGTACCGGGGTCACTTGTGCCCCAGCTACCTTTGGGCGCAGAATGCGCATCCTAGGAAGGCGAGAAGGGGGAGTTATGCAGACACGATTCTTCCGGTTTCTGATGGCCCTGGCCGTCCTCCTGACATTGGCGTCGCTTCCGGCGCTTGCCAAGGGTCAGGGCAAGGGCAGCGGCCAGGGCAGCGCCCAGGCGAGCGGCAAGGGCAAGAGCGACAAGGCCAAGACGGACAAGGCTAAGACCCAGAAGACAGCGCACAAAAAGGGCAAGTCCGGCAGCCACCAGGTTTCTGAGCATGAGCCCGGTCCGAACGACCGGCCCAAGGGCTGGGACGAAGGCGAAAAGGAAGGCTGGGGCGACTGCGACGTCCCGCCGGGCCTGGCCAAGGAGCGCGGCTGCGACGCCACCGGTCTTTCTACTCGCGAGCGCGCGGAAAAGGCGCGGCGTGAGAAGGAGAAGGCCAAGGCCAAGGAGAAAGACAAATCCAAGGCCACAACCAAGTCCAAGACGCAAACAGCCAGCACTCAGACCACTACAACTCAAACCAGCACTACCACCTCTTCCGCCCAGACCTCAGCGAAAAAGACTTCCACCACCACGACGAAGTCCGGCGAACGCACTGGCAGCAGGACCGATTCCAAGGCCAAGCCGATGGAGAAGTAACCCACGGCTGACCGCAACGACAAAGGCGGGGCCAAAGCCCCGCCTTTGTTTTTCAATCATCGATGCCCAACATGTTTCAATCGTCAATCTCGTAATACCTTTCCCCCGCACACCCTCTGCACAACACCTTTCCGTCGCGCCTGACTTCCCTCCGGAAATTGATTCCTTCGCCGCAGGCTTCGCACACCACGCGCTCGCCCTTGTAGCCGGGGAACTCCTCCGGCGGCAGCTCGACGCGCACCCATTGCACGTCGAACAGGTCTTCGTCGTGCATTTCGCGATAGGCCAGCATCTGCTGCTGGTTCTTGCTCTCGATCTCGGGATGCAGGGAGCGGGCCAGCGCCTTGGACGACTCGCGCGCCACCACGCGCACCGCCCTGCCGCTTGTCACGTCCACAAAGGTCGCCGCCACCTTGCCCCAGTCGCGGAACTTCAGGGCGCGCTTGCCCAACCGGCAGCCGGTCACCACGGCCACCGCGTCCGTGGCACAGCGGTCGATCTCGACGAACGTCACCAGCCGCTTGCGGTCCTTGCCGCGCGGGTCTGTGATGCCCAGCTTCTCCAGTCCCAGCATGGCCATGCGCACGCCCAGCACCTGCCCGGCGCACAAATGCCCGTGGGCACGCTCTGCATCCGCCAGATATTCGTCCAATGTCTTCATGGCCGGGTCATCGGCCAGCCTACCGCCTTCATTGTGACCGGCGCAATCGCCGGCTGGAACGGGGGTAGTTGCGCTCGGCGCACAGGCCGGACTAGAGTGGCACTTCCATGCGCAAGCGTGCTGCACGGCGCCGTCGCGCGCGCATCCTGGTGGTGGACGACGACCCGGTTGCGCGCCTGCACATCGGCCGCGTGCTGGCCATCCACGACTACGACGTCCGCACGGCGAACAACGTCGCTCAGGCTCGCGAGGCCGTTGCCGAAGAGCCTCCCGACCTGATCGTGCTGGACGTCGTGTTACCCGGCACCTCGGGACTCGATTTTTGCCGCGAGCTGAAGGAGAATCCCCACACCCGTCTCATCCCCATCGTGGTCGTCACCGGGTTGCGCCGCCGCGACGACCGCCTGCGTGGCATCCGGGCGGGCACAGACGATTTCC is part of the Terriglobales bacterium genome and harbors:
- a CDS encoding CCA tRNA nucleotidyltransferase — translated: MSQSLRSAATRIVRALRDAGHQAYLVGGCVRDIVLGREPQDFDVSTDATPEQVMALFPQTYEVGARFGVVLVPVEHPPATSEATRDSKLETPNQVIEVATFRSDGLYTDGRHPDQVTYTRDPREDVARRDFTINGLLLDPLEDDKVLDFVGGRADLEAGIIRAIGEPGRRFAEDKLRMLRAVRFAARFAYSIEPCTLAAIGEHAREIHKVSRERVRDELVKMLTEGHARRAFELLDTTGLLAEVLPEVAAMKGVAQPPQFHPEGDVWVHTLMLLEGLKPGCSPTLALGALLHDVGKPPTFRVAPDRIRFDGHAEVGTKMAEEICRRFRFSNDQTEQVCALVANHLRFIDVPRMKQSTLKRFLRLPQFEEHLELHRLDCLASHGDLSVYELVKQKLVSTPPEQIRPKPLLTGDDLIAAGYVPSPRFKEILRAVEDAQLEGTLADKPQALEFVRRTFPP
- a CDS encoding DciA family protein; protein product: MEHIRPTLDKIMTDALRRAPAAEAPLLAWPVVAGAAVAERTRALDFRSGVLRIEVPDATWRAELLTLAPRYVVALNRVSEGVERIEFVLKSQPSTGD
- the gatC gene encoding Asp-tRNA(Asn)/Glu-tRNA(Gln) amidotransferase subunit GatC — protein: MKVSEKDVRYVEDLANLELTDAERARMVKDLNSILDYIDRLNQLDTANVAPMTQVSDRYGDPARTGTARFEHALRADVPGKSLGREDALANAPETDGVFFKVPKVIER
- the gatA gene encoding Asp-tRNA(Asn)/Glu-tRNA(Gln) amidotransferase subunit GatA; translated protein: MNLTTLTIADVRSAIAARRTTATALAEAHYARIADQDGEIHAYLTLSKGRALAQAARIDRMAEKGEPLPPLAGVPVGIKDVMVTRGVRTTAGSKILQHYFPPYDATPVARLEAAGAVVLGKTNCDEFAMGSSNENSAYGPVRNPHDKTRVPGGSSGGSAAAVAAGMCVGALGSDTGGSIRQPAALCGVVGVMPTYGRVSRYGLIAFASSLDHVGPFARTVRDTAILLRAIAGRDPLDSTSADLPVPDYEAELEKPVRGLKLGIAREYFGEGLDAEVRAAVESAIQKLAAAGCEVVEVSLPHTEYAIPTYYVVATAEASSNLARYDGVRYGFRAKDSKTLSQMYRRTRDLGFGPEVKRRILLGTYALSAGYYDAYYLKAQKVRSLLTQDFDEAFARVDAILTPTTPTPAFKLGEKADDPLAMYLADIYTVTADLAGVPGVSVPCGKSRSGLPVGLQILTRHFDEATMLRLAAAVENGNR
- a CDS encoding FmdE family protein, yielding MKTLDEYLADAERAHGHLCAGQVLGVRMAMLGLEKLGITDPRGKDRKRLVTFVEIDRCATDAVAVVTGCRLGKRALKFRDWGKVAATFVDVTSGRAVRVVARESSKALARSLHPEIESKNQQQMLAYREMHDEDLFDVQWVRVELPPEEFPGYKGERVVCEACGEGINFRREVRRDGKVLCRGCAGERYYEIDD